ATTAATACAGGCACTCCCAATGGCGCTCCTCCTGACCATGTATTTACTAATTATGTCAATACAAGCGGTCAGGTTTGTGTAACTCATCAGATCTTATGTGATAACCAAATTATTGATGAGGTGACTAAATGTTTGCCCTTTTATCCGGGGGCCTATCTCGGAAAAGCTGGAGAAGACCTCGAAATGTCGGATGTATTAAGCAACCAGGGTGGAATCACGGTCTTTGATTTTATAACTCAAAATGCAAGTAACCCGGCCGCTCCTTTGTATATTGAGGGTAATTTAATCGTCGATATCAATTCCAATTTTAATCAAGGTATTTGGAATATGGCACGGAGTTCTCAAATTATTGTGAATTACAACAGGACTTTTGGGCTTAACGGGACCACAATTCAAACCGCCCGACGAGTCAATATTGGATTTCCATGTTGCAGGTGGGTTGGGATTAAAGCAAATCCAAGGGCTACATTAAATTGGACTTCTGCAACCATCACTGATGCTGAGATCATGCTTGAACTTCTGAGTCCGTATATTAGTATAGGAGCCACTTTGAATTTCACCGACAATGATTTTCTTGAAAATGTAAATGGAATAAGATCATTTCGACATCGGCCCCGCTTCGTAAATTTTCACAACAATACGTTTGAGGGCTGTAAGAACTGCACGGTACTTTGTGGTTGTGATGAAGGTACCGGAATATATCTCGACATGAATGGTATTACCTCTTTACCGACCAATTTTCCTGTGACCGGATCGAGAAATATTATTAAAAATTTCGAGTACGGCATTCATGCCATCAATACCAATTTGTCTGTCAGGAATTTTTATATACACGATGTTGATAACACTGGATTATGGTTTGTAAAAAACCTGGCGAATCCTTTTAATCTCACAATGGATTTGTTGGAATTTCAAAATATACCGACAGCCGTTAGAGATCAGATCAGTGGTGGAGGATCTCATACCTTAACGGCGGTAGCATCTATTCCACAACCAAATTCCAGCCTTAAATTTTCAGAAATATTCAGAGGCTATGATGTCAGCATTGATCAAAGTCAATTTAGCGGAACCATCAACAACAATCAGATAGCAACCAACGGAGGTGCAACTAACTTTGGTATCAAAGTATCACTTACGGGTAGTATTGGCAACCAATTTACGGCAGATCACAACCAAATCACTGTTGCATCGGGAGGAAGCAGTTGTATGGGCATCAGTCTTTTGGCAGATGTGGATAACCAGCAAAATGCCGTATTAAAATTTAATGAAATAACGGCAGTGGGTCTGGATCCCGGAGCCGGCATCTATGTGAGCAACTGGAAGACTTCCAGTGTGACTGACAATACGCTGACCATGGGCTCACCCAAACCCGGCATCGAATTTTCAAACAGCGGTGGTTCACTGATCCAGTGCAATGGGATCAACTTTGGTACTAAAGGCCTCTTGTTTAACATATCTCCGGAAAATGATATTGTAAACAATACTTGTAATGCGAATGTGATTGGCATACATTTCAACGGAAATTGTCAGGCTATCACAGGCTCTTTTATCGCGGAAAACAAATTTCAGAGCAACTCTCAGGAAGGCTCTTTGTATAATGCTAACGCATTGACCGGGATTCAGCATCATCAAATGTACAATTCATGGCTGCCCGTGGTGAGCTCTGTTAAGGCTAGGCACCCAAACTCTTTTAATGCTGCTCAATGCCAGTTTTGGGCTCCAATTGATGAGGTTAAACCTTCTGTCCATCTGCCGGAATATATTGTTGATGTTTTATTTAAACTAGAAGGTCCTGTTGCCGGATTTCCACAGGAATGTTCCATAGGAACAGGCGGCGAAAATTATTTGCAATACCACATCAATGATTCTTTAGCAGCGCTTGCTTATGACGAACTGCTGGGTACGAGCGATTTGTTTGATAGTCTGGACTTGCCTTTAGCCAATAGTTTGAAACAGTCGATTTACGAGCTGATCTTGTTGTGGCCAGCCTGGATCAACGGGCATCCCAATATTGCAGCATTCTACACTGCACATACCAATGGATTCATCGGCCAAAGTTCAACACTGCGTGGTCAAATGAAGGATTTTCTGCTGGTGCTCGAGGCTCAGGCCATTGCATTGAATGCGCTGTATGCCCAATACGACAGCCTAGCCGGTCAATTAACGGCTTTGGATCTGCAGTTATTGAATGAAAGCGATCCTGTGATCATTGAAAACCTGCTCAACCAGATGGGCAGTATCGAGTTGCAAATGGAGGATTTGATCCAGAGCATCTCAAGCCAGATGCAGTCTAACGAGCAAACAAACCTGACTACGATCAACGATTTTCAAATGACCAACAACAATCTGTCTGCCACTACTCTGGATGAACTCAACGAAAAGAAGATCAATGATATCATCCTGAAGATCTGGAGGGCAGAGATTTTAACGATGACTGAAGAAGATGATCTTCGGGCGATAGCGCAGTATTGTTATGCTTATGGTGGTCGTGCAGTATTTGATGCCCAAAATCTCTGTCTGACTTTGTTGGGCGAATACTATGCTCAGGAAAACTGCAGCAATAATTTTGGAGGAGTACAAACCAGACTCAGAAAGAATTTTGAACTGCAATTAAGTCCTAATCCTGTTCGGGATGAATTGATCATTCGTACAGAGCCTTCTGGTGAAAAGAAGTGGCCTGATGATTTGCGGGTGATTAACAGTTTAGGTAAATCTTTGGATGTTGAGCTAAAGCGATTAGATCCTTATGCAGCCAGCCTGCCGGTAGGGCATTTGCCCAACGGTGTGTATTTTATTTCGGCTGAACAAAACGGACAAAGGAAATTGTTCAAGTTTGTTGTAAGTCATTAATGAAACATAGGTGGAGGTCAAAATGATTTGACCTCCACTTTTTTAAAACTCTGATACTATGAAAAATTTAAAGCCATTTTTATTATGGCTGATAATGTTTAGTCATTCCTTCATATTCACCCAACAATTTAAGTTTGAGTGGGCGCGGTCATTTGGAGGGAGTAAAGATGAAATAGATCGCGTCATGAAAGTGGATAAGAAAGGAGACCTCTATCTTTTCTGTGAGGTGTACTCCTCTCATTTTTCCATTGACAATAGATTTTTCTTTGATTGGATAAATCCTGAAAATTATCCCAGCAATGCTGTGTTGTTGAAATATTCCCCATCAGGTGAGCTCTTATGGGGGCGGGCACTCAAAACAAACATTATAGGAATCGAAGCTTATGGCATAGTCATAGATCAGGACAATAATGTAATCATATCCGGTTTTCACCAGGGCAATGAAATTTACTTGGATACAGTGAAACTATATTCAAGTGTTAATGTAAATTCATTTGCATTTATTTTGAAATTAAATGAGGAGGGGGAGTTATTAAAATACCAAACCTTTGCAGAAGTCATTCGTGGTACCTTAAACAACCAAGGTGGCATCGCAATAGATAAATCGGGCAATTATTACTTGCCTGCTCAAACGAGAAAAAGTATTATCGACAAAAATAAGGATACGATTTTCAACTCAGATCTTACAAAAGGAAGATATTTATTATTATTCAAATTAGACCAGGATTTTAATCCGATCTGGATCAAAAAATATTATAATGTAGATGGATATTTTGGCGATGTCAAAGTAGATGGTGAGGATAATATTATAGTATACGGGATGTTCCGCGGTCGAGAATTAACAGTTGATTCATTTACAGTACGCAATGCGGAGACGGTTTATTTGCAGGAAGATTTTGGCCAGGATGAGGTTTATATACTTAAATTAAATGGAGATGGCGAAACGATCTGGTTAAAATCTGTACAAGGTAAGGATGTTGAATATTGTGCATATAATGACATAAGTTTTGATAAAGAAAATAATATATACCTGGGTGGCATGTTTGGTAGTGATACTTTAAAGTTTTCTGAAAATATATATTTACATAAGGATAAAGTCCGATCTAACTTTTTTGATATTTTTTATAGTGTGTATGATAAAACCGGAGAATGTCAATGGGCTAAAACAATAGAGAGAAAGATTGAAGGTTTAGCCGATAATATGAGCATTCATTTAATAAGTTCTAATCATCTGATTATTTCTGGCAATTACTCAACGCAGAATTTTCAAGCTGGAAACGCACAGTTAAGCAATAAAGGGCGTTCAGATTCTTTTATTTTATTGGCAAATAATAATGGTGAAATTATAACAGGGACAACATATGGTGGAGAGAATAATGATTATGAACAACAGGTAGCATCTGATGGGCGCAGTGTATATATTTTTGGAATGTTCGGAAGCAGGGAATTAATGATTAATGATACCATACTCAAAAACGATACTACTGACGGTTCACTAGATGCTGTGCTGATTAAATACAGCATCGATTCACTCACGTCAGCATCTAATCTACCGGAAGATCAAATCGAGATAGGAGTTTATCCAAACCCTGCAAAAGAACAGATAAGGCTGCAACTGCCGGAAGCGATGGCGCAAGGATTATTATTTTATAATTTGTTTGATATCGATGGAAAATGGGTGAGCTCGGGATTGTTAAGATCAAAACATGCAGAGATATCCGTACGGTCGCTCTTGCCAGGTCAATATATTATAAAAGGGGGATCCTTAGGAGCTAAGAAGTTTGTAGGGAGGTTTATGAAAATGGAATAGGATGATTTGCCATTTTTTTAAAGGCAAGAAGTTATTATTTTGTAGGTAGCAATTAGAATTGTTGAAATGAAGAATTGATGGTATACAAATCCGTTTAATTTCATTACTTGAATATTCAATAAAGCCATCCAAACTC
The genomic region above belongs to Saprospiraceae bacterium and contains:
- a CDS encoding right-handed parallel beta-helix repeat-containing protein, which translates into the protein MKKLIFIPLLALFILVSNKTTAQSSSCEFIVTKAICLENGLKEICVEGLDFPGTHEWVITAIGGSCAQTNFTGRKVCFQCTLSANGYIQIDHTFLPSEGLPESCTKNVYASCNPNCSLWNFSTVFNSDCSVTFSINPNFNADHITWVFGDGSDAIQYPFSEKSIVHLYSVPGTYQVCVTLRFDEYYYQTCCFEVFVPPCPECEPDPISWEECPPAGEECCIKFSFNSPYDSPQYVWDFGDQSPPVSTTTKMVEHNFIGRGPYYICVTYTIEDHPYTCCEWIDLPPCDCCESADFSFDVQTITNYLSCMGNVYKCAPVCDRPGMTVNRWIYSDGTVINTGTPNGAPPDHVFTNYVNTSGQVCVTHQILCDNQIIDEVTKCLPFYPGAYLGKAGEDLEMSDVLSNQGGITVFDFITQNASNPAAPLYIEGNLIVDINSNFNQGIWNMARSSQIIVNYNRTFGLNGTTIQTARRVNIGFPCCRWVGIKANPRATLNWTSATITDAEIMLELLSPYISIGATLNFTDNDFLENVNGIRSFRHRPRFVNFHNNTFEGCKNCTVLCGCDEGTGIYLDMNGITSLPTNFPVTGSRNIIKNFEYGIHAINTNLSVRNFYIHDVDNTGLWFVKNLANPFNLTMDLLEFQNIPTAVRDQISGGGSHTLTAVASIPQPNSSLKFSEIFRGYDVSIDQSQFSGTINNNQIATNGGATNFGIKVSLTGSIGNQFTADHNQITVASGGSSCMGISLLADVDNQQNAVLKFNEITAVGLDPGAGIYVSNWKTSSVTDNTLTMGSPKPGIEFSNSGGSLIQCNGINFGTKGLLFNISPENDIVNNTCNANVIGIHFNGNCQAITGSFIAENKFQSNSQEGSLYNANALTGIQHHQMYNSWLPVVSSVKARHPNSFNAAQCQFWAPIDEVKPSVHLPEYIVDVLFKLEGPVAGFPQECSIGTGGENYLQYHINDSLAALAYDELLGTSDLFDSLDLPLANSLKQSIYELILLWPAWINGHPNIAAFYTAHTNGFIGQSSTLRGQMKDFLLVLEAQAIALNALYAQYDSLAGQLTALDLQLLNESDPVIIENLLNQMGSIELQMEDLIQSISSQMQSNEQTNLTTINDFQMTNNNLSATTLDELNEKKINDIILKIWRAEILTMTEEDDLRAIAQYCYAYGGRAVFDAQNLCLTLLGEYYAQENCSNNFGGVQTRLRKNFELQLSPNPVRDELIIRTEPSGEKKWPDDLRVINSLGKSLDVELKRLDPYAASLPVGHLPNGVYFISAEQNGQRKLFKFVVSH